In one Spirosoma rigui genomic region, the following are encoded:
- a CDS encoding glycosyltransferase family 2 protein — translation MNVSILIPTYKRPDLIVHAINSCLEQTYAPYEIVIGDDSPDDVTADVVAEIQRTSAITIRYIHNKPSLKQAANVNMLFNAATGDKVMLLHDDDMLMPNSLDILVNTFREHPGIQVAYGKQYIINENGVIDHASSESFNRDFYRETKYAGDVLTPFEAGLGQQFPNNGYLIDADIVKKIQWTNDAGDACDYDFGYRVGVAGYKMYFVDEYLGKYRLSDNSISLLKENDAAYQAFRIINNSTPTSPMAREIRARRLKERAPIAITGAVNMGKRKEAMSILFSEWYRSKLLSLRGIKRLLYILFYVNPNQLTKRVSSPKSH, via the coding sequence ATGAACGTTTCAATTTTAATACCCACCTACAAACGGCCCGACCTGATTGTTCACGCAATCAACTCCTGCCTTGAGCAGACCTATGCGCCGTATGAAATCGTTATCGGCGACGACTCGCCTGATGACGTGACTGCGGATGTGGTTGCCGAAATTCAGCGGACATCGGCCATCACGATTCGATACATTCACAACAAGCCATCACTCAAGCAGGCGGCTAATGTAAACATGCTGTTCAATGCTGCAACCGGCGATAAGGTCATGCTGCTTCACGACGATGACATGCTGATGCCTAACTCGCTGGACATACTGGTGAACACTTTCAGGGAGCATCCCGGCATCCAGGTGGCATATGGCAAACAGTACATCATCAATGAGAACGGAGTTATTGACCACGCATCGTCGGAGTCGTTCAACCGCGATTTCTACCGCGAAACGAAGTACGCCGGCGACGTTCTAACACCTTTCGAAGCCGGTCTGGGGCAACAGTTCCCGAACAACGGCTACCTGATTGACGCGGACATTGTCAAAAAAATCCAGTGGACGAACGACGCGGGCGACGCCTGCGACTACGACTTCGGCTACCGGGTGGGCGTGGCTGGCTACAAGATGTACTTCGTCGACGAATACCTCGGCAAGTATCGCTTGTCCGACAATTCGATTTCGCTTTTGAAAGAGAACGACGCAGCCTACCAGGCGTTCCGGATCATTAACAACAGTACCCCTACCAGTCCGATGGCGCGCGAAATCCGGGCCCGGCGGCTGAAAGAACGCGCACCTATTGCTATTACCGGTGCCGTGAACATGGGCAAACGCAAAGAGGCTATGTCCATCCTGTTCAGCGAATGGTACCGGAGCAAGCTACTCAGCCTGAGAGGGATCAAACGGCTGCTGTATATCCTGTTCTATGTCAATCCGAATCAGTTGACAAAGCGGGTTTCCAGTCCGAAGAGCCATTGA
- a CDS encoding lipopolysaccharide biosynthesis protein, with translation MKAVIAQFTNKPAYEKALHWAKLISVTGAAQVIVQAVGFASGILVIRLLPTQEYALYTLANTMLGTMTVLADGGIATGVMAQGGKVWQDRTKLGEVLVTGFDLRKKFAVGSLALAIPVLLYLLHHHNADWKTSILIVLALIPAFFTALSGTLLEIAPKLQQRVVPLQKIQIGVALSRLALLSVSIFALPFTFIAILSAGLPQIWANRKIRKISSEYADNTQPVNLEVRKEILSMVKRLLPLDIYYCVSGQLTIWLISIYGSTAGVAQAGALGRLPVALTLFTVLVGSLVLPRFSRIAGERTVVLKQYISIQVGLLLLSVAIVGAVALFSNQILYVLGPQYLGLDSELIVMMAGSVIGFMAASSLFLCTCRGWVMNPIISILVSIGAVVVGLMIIDVTTLKGIFWLNIFTSIVQLSMNVIYGLSRILKLRTSAS, from the coding sequence ATGAAAGCAGTTATTGCACAGTTCACCAACAAACCCGCCTACGAAAAGGCACTACACTGGGCCAAGCTTATTTCAGTTACTGGAGCAGCCCAGGTTATTGTTCAGGCCGTGGGGTTTGCGAGTGGTATCCTGGTGATTCGGTTGCTTCCCACGCAGGAGTACGCCCTCTATACCCTGGCCAACACGATGCTGGGAACCATGACCGTACTGGCCGACGGGGGCATTGCCACCGGCGTTATGGCGCAGGGTGGCAAAGTGTGGCAGGACCGAACCAAACTCGGTGAGGTGCTGGTGACGGGTTTTGACCTACGGAAGAAATTTGCGGTGGGTAGTCTGGCGCTGGCTATTCCGGTACTGCTTTACCTGTTGCACCATCACAATGCTGACTGGAAAACGTCGATCCTGATCGTGCTGGCGTTGATACCGGCTTTCTTCACGGCGCTGTCGGGAACGTTGCTGGAAATTGCGCCCAAGTTACAGCAGCGGGTGGTACCGCTTCAGAAAATTCAGATTGGTGTAGCCCTGAGCCGGCTCGCGCTGCTCAGCGTCAGCATTTTCGCGCTGCCGTTTACGTTCATTGCCATTCTATCGGCGGGGCTGCCACAGATCTGGGCCAACCGGAAAATCCGGAAAATATCGTCGGAATACGCCGATAACACCCAGCCCGTCAACCTGGAGGTTCGGAAAGAGATTCTGTCGATGGTAAAGCGGCTACTGCCCCTCGACATTTATTACTGCGTATCGGGTCAGCTCACGATCTGGCTCATTTCCATCTACGGGTCCACGGCCGGTGTAGCGCAGGCCGGGGCGCTGGGTCGGCTACCGGTAGCATTGACTCTGTTTACGGTATTGGTCGGCTCGCTCGTGCTGCCCCGGTTCAGCCGCATAGCAGGTGAGCGGACGGTCGTACTAAAGCAGTACATAAGCATTCAGGTTGGCCTGCTGCTGTTGTCAGTAGCCATTGTTGGTGCCGTAGCGCTGTTTTCCAATCAGATTCTGTATGTGCTGGGGCCGCAGTACCTGGGCCTGGACAGCGAGCTGATCGTGATGATGGCAGGTAGCGTAATCGGGTTCATGGCAGCTTCATCGCTGTTCCTTTGCACCTGCCGGGGTTGGGTGATGAATCCCATCATCTCGATTCTGGTCAGCATCGGCGCGGTCGTGGTTGGTCTGATGATCATCGACGTTACAACGCTCAAGGGCATTTTCTGGCTGAACATTTTCACCAGCATCGTGCAGTTGAGCATGAATGTCATTTACGGATTGTCGCGCATTCTGAAACTCCGGACCAGCGCCAGTTAG
- a CDS encoding UpxY family transcription antiterminator: MVAEKLRAMNIEVYCPLIKSQRQWSDRTKVVEEPLFRSYCFVRLKEHERSVVFGVPGLVRYLFWQGKPAIVRDTEIDSIKSMLNEVDHQLIHAQPLRAGDLLTIKSGVFQDSVGTIVRQDGKIVTVMLESMQLVLKVDLATTSVLS, from the coding sequence ATGGTTGCGGAAAAACTGCGGGCAATGAATATAGAGGTGTACTGCCCGCTGATTAAGTCCCAGCGGCAGTGGTCCGACCGGACCAAGGTCGTGGAGGAGCCATTGTTTCGGTCCTATTGTTTCGTGCGCTTAAAAGAGCACGAGCGGTCGGTCGTTTTTGGCGTACCGGGGCTGGTACGGTACCTGTTCTGGCAGGGAAAACCCGCCATCGTGCGCGACACCGAAATCGATTCGATAAAATCCATGCTGAACGAGGTCGATCATCAGCTGATTCACGCCCAGCCTTTGAGGGCCGGCGATTTGCTGACGATTAAATCAGGGGTCTTTCAGGACTCGGTAGGTACGATCGTTCGACAGGATGGAAAAATTGTCACGGTGATGCTGGAGTCGATGCAACTGGTCCTTAAAGTGGACTTGGCAACGACATCGGTGCTGAGCTAA
- a CDS encoding glycosyltransferase family 4 protein, translating to MVKILLITHRYYPDIGGIESVSAMLSDSFHRAGYDVRVITWTVETGTKSFPYEIVRNPTLGQIIAQLKWADVVFENNPSLRMSWPNLVINKPHVTALHTWISRPTGEKGLVDHLKLSLLDRSDIVTACSTAMKEHCYPKAVVVTNPYDDKTFRRIDTIKRTKDLVFLGRLVSDKGATILVQAFNQLLTDERRRGTAAIRTLTIIGDGPERAQLEADVARFGISDQVTFTGSLRDEALTEELNRHRIMVIPSLWQEPFGVVALEGMACGCIPIVSKVGGLPDAIGNAGLTFTKGDVSSLVDAIYSIADNPSFEEELRRLAVDHLAAHHQDVIAGKYLALVNKALRANA from the coding sequence ATGGTAAAGATTCTGTTGATTACCCATCGTTACTACCCGGATATTGGCGGGATTGAGTCCGTCTCGGCCATGCTGAGCGACTCATTTCATCGCGCCGGGTATGACGTACGGGTAATAACGTGGACGGTCGAGACAGGCACAAAGTCGTTTCCTTACGAAATCGTCCGCAACCCAACGCTCGGGCAGATCATCGCACAGCTGAAATGGGCCGATGTGGTGTTCGAGAACAACCCAAGTCTACGTATGTCGTGGCCGAATCTGGTGATCAACAAACCGCATGTTACCGCCCTGCACACGTGGATATCCCGGCCCACCGGCGAAAAAGGGCTGGTTGATCACCTAAAGCTATCCTTGCTGGACCGCAGTGATATTGTGACGGCTTGTAGTACAGCGATGAAGGAGCATTGCTACCCGAAAGCAGTAGTCGTCACCAATCCGTATGACGACAAGACCTTCCGCCGAATTGACACCATCAAACGTACCAAAGACCTCGTCTTTCTGGGCCGGCTGGTGTCCGACAAGGGCGCAACGATTCTGGTACAGGCGTTTAACCAGCTCCTGACCGACGAACGCCGGCGGGGAACGGCCGCCATCCGGACGCTGACCATCATTGGCGACGGTCCAGAACGGGCTCAGCTCGAAGCCGACGTAGCCCGGTTTGGTATCAGCGACCAGGTGACGTTCACCGGAAGCCTGCGCGACGAAGCCCTGACGGAGGAACTTAACCGGCACCGTATCATGGTCATCCCTTCGCTCTGGCAGGAGCCGTTCGGGGTGGTGGCGCTGGAAGGGATGGCCTGCGGGTGTATCCCCATCGTGTCGAAGGTAGGTGGATTGCCCGATGCCATCGGCAATGCAGGCCTGACTTTCACCAAGGGCGATGTCAGTTCGCTGGTCGACGCCATCTACAGCATTGCCGATAACCCGTCGTTCGAAGAAGAGCTTCGGCGGCTGGCCGTCGATCACCTGGCCGCCCATCATCAGGATGTGATAGCCGGAAAGTACCTGGCCCTGGTTAACAAGGCCCTCCGCGCAAATGCATAA
- a CDS encoding GumC family protein encodes MRLFFSKYLRNWYWFVLAIGLALGGAYWYLRNSTPIYQVRAVVLVKKDNSGAIGDNIVNAEKGQPAEKNIENEIETLQSRTLVQKVVDNLNLTVAYFKKGKIHENEEIYQTSPIKVTAKELNPLAYQGLMSIRILDKNKYELMDEEGQPIAQYMFNRAIQNDYGNFTVSLIDSLYKPTENVVKVAFYDNDDITQQYQSAIKVVLQNQKSTVLQLSMETPIPAKGKAVLRELLNQYTSSSASARNQEAATTLKFIDDRLKLITGELGNVEKNVESYKSDQGITDLSAEGNLFLGAVRDNDARLNDIGIQLRVLDGVESYLKSSSSGVAPATSMVNDPVLSGLLGKLSELETQEEKYSQTTQPDNPYRKTVTAQIASTKSAIKDYVKNQRQNLVITQKGLNQQNNRISSSMRTIPRKEREYVNIKRQQAIKESLYILLLQKKEETAISYASSVMNIQIMDYPYSSPYPIKPNRSSIFMLAFFAGLLIPAGLISGRSLLNDKVQSRKEIETVTGIPVFGEITRKPKELKNNVIDLTNHTLISEQFKILRANIQHSFGQRDAGDGQVILITSSVSGEGKSFVSLNLALSMSLLNKKAIVLELDLRKPQIVQYLGQPQFSSKGISTYLAGEADYPDLIQQTDAHPNLYFIPSGPIPHNPTELLSNSRIKGLLDQLRREFDYIILDTPPVSMLADAGLLSAYADTALYVVRHEYTPRNYMRLLSDLRDSHKFKSLNLIVNAVNYPNSEDFGYGYNYSKRKAY; translated from the coding sequence ATGCGCTTATTTTTTTCCAAATACCTCCGCAACTGGTATTGGTTTGTGTTGGCTATTGGTCTGGCACTGGGTGGAGCCTACTGGTATCTCCGCAACTCTACGCCTATTTATCAGGTGAGAGCGGTTGTTCTCGTCAAAAAAGATAATAGCGGTGCTATTGGCGATAATATTGTCAATGCCGAAAAAGGACAACCCGCCGAAAAAAATATCGAGAACGAAATTGAAACACTGCAATCCAGAACTCTGGTGCAGAAAGTTGTCGATAACCTGAACCTGACGGTAGCGTATTTCAAAAAGGGTAAAATCCACGAAAATGAGGAAATTTACCAAACGTCGCCAATTAAGGTAACGGCGAAAGAATTGAATCCGCTGGCTTATCAGGGCCTTATGTCCATTCGTATCTTGGATAAAAACAAATACGAATTAATGGACGAGGAAGGGCAGCCAATTGCTCAATATATGTTCAATCGAGCAATTCAGAATGATTACGGCAATTTTACCGTTTCATTGATCGATTCGCTTTATAAACCCACGGAGAACGTTGTCAAAGTAGCTTTTTACGATAACGATGATATTACCCAGCAATATCAGTCGGCGATTAAAGTTGTTTTGCAGAACCAGAAAAGTACAGTTCTCCAGCTGAGCATGGAAACACCCATTCCAGCCAAGGGTAAAGCTGTATTGCGGGAGCTGCTTAACCAGTACACTTCGTCGTCGGCATCGGCCCGAAACCAGGAAGCAGCAACGACGCTCAAGTTCATCGATGACCGGCTGAAACTGATTACGGGTGAACTTGGAAATGTTGAAAAAAACGTAGAATCCTACAAGAGTGATCAGGGCATCACAGACCTTAGTGCCGAAGGCAATCTGTTCCTTGGCGCCGTTCGCGATAACGACGCCCGTCTGAACGACATTGGTATTCAGTTGCGGGTGCTGGATGGCGTGGAGAGCTACCTTAAGAGCAGTTCCAGCGGGGTAGCTCCGGCGACATCGATGGTCAACGACCCGGTTTTGTCAGGCCTGCTGGGCAAGCTCAGCGAACTTGAAACCCAGGAGGAGAAATACAGCCAGACGACGCAGCCCGACAACCCGTACCGCAAAACGGTAACGGCGCAGATTGCCTCGACCAAGAGCGCCATCAAAGACTACGTAAAAAACCAGCGGCAAAACCTGGTCATTACCCAGAAGGGTCTCAACCAGCAAAATAATCGAATCAGTTCGTCCATGCGTACCATTCCGCGCAAGGAACGGGAGTACGTCAACATCAAGCGGCAGCAGGCCATCAAAGAGAGCCTGTACATTCTGCTGCTGCAGAAGAAAGAGGAAACGGCGATCTCGTACGCGTCGAGCGTTATGAATATCCAGATTATGGATTATCCATACAGTTCGCCCTACCCCATCAAGCCCAACCGGAGCAGCATCTTCATGCTGGCGTTCTTCGCCGGTCTGTTGATTCCGGCGGGCCTCATCAGCGGCCGTAGCCTCCTGAACGACAAGGTACAGTCGCGCAAGGAGATTGAAACCGTAACGGGCATTCCCGTCTTCGGTGAGATCACCCGCAAACCAAAAGAGCTGAAAAACAACGTCATTGACCTGACAAATCATACGCTTATCTCGGAGCAGTTCAAGATTCTGCGGGCCAACATCCAGCATTCGTTCGGTCAGCGGGACGCGGGTGATGGGCAGGTTATCCTGATCACTTCGTCGGTCAGTGGTGAAGGCAAGAGCTTCGTGAGCCTCAATCTGGCGCTGAGCATGTCACTGCTCAACAAGAAAGCCATCGTGCTGGAACTGGATCTTCGCAAGCCACAGATCGTGCAGTACCTGGGCCAGCCGCAGTTCAGCAGCAAAGGTATTTCCACTTATCTCGCTGGCGAAGCGGACTATCCGGACCTGATTCAGCAAACGGATGCCCACCCGAACCTGTACTTCATTCCGAGTGGCCCTATCCCCCACAACCCGACCGAGTTGCTGTCGAATAGCCGGATCAAAGGGTTGCTGGATCAACTACGTCGCGAGTTCGATTACATCATTCTCGATACGCCACCGGTGAGTATGCTGGCCGACGCGGGTTTGCTGAGTGCCTACGCCGACACGGCGCTGTATGTGGTTCGCCACGAGTACACGCCCCGCAACTACATGCGGCTACTGTCTGACCTGCGGGATAGCCACAAGTTCAAGTCACTGAACCTGATCGTTAACGCGGTCAACTACCCCAACAGCGAAGATTTTGGCTACGGGTACAACTATTCCAAGCGCAAGGCCTATTAA